Proteins co-encoded in one Spirosoma endbachense genomic window:
- a CDS encoding fasciclin domain-containing protein yields the protein MTSNQYSPSGRKWGLLSALLVALIFTFSACKKNDDNTPTVPTIYDLINNGNGTTNQFTLFKKAITRANLAGALRQPGTYTVFAPTDAAFKLLGPAYADTVAINNIPIVQLTAVLQYHILSTKTESAAIPTALLTPVPTLGGSSLYLSKVASTSGTSSSISANGARIVLADQQASNGVVHVIDRVLVPPILGDLVGTIQAIPGLFPTVSFTFLQAAVAKVGAASSLTGTTPLTVFAPTDAAFTAAIPTIKTVADINALPVATLGQILQYHIVPGRVFTPLISSGSSLTTAQTGTITYAASTTAITVTGKGNGGTASNIIFPDIPATNGVINVVDRLLLPQ from the coding sequence ATGACCAGTAATCAATACTCGCCCTCCGGACGAAAGTGGGGCTTGTTATCGGCTCTTTTAGTTGCGCTGATTTTTACGTTCTCTGCCTGCAAAAAAAATGATGATAACACACCAACCGTTCCAACGATCTATGATTTAATCAATAATGGCAATGGTACTACGAACCAGTTTACGCTGTTCAAAAAGGCTATTACCCGTGCCAATTTGGCTGGTGCATTGAGGCAACCAGGCACCTATACTGTTTTTGCTCCGACAGACGCTGCCTTTAAGCTATTAGGTCCTGCTTACGCTGATACAGTAGCAATTAATAATATTCCTATAGTGCAGTTAACAGCCGTTCTTCAGTACCACATACTCAGCACAAAGACAGAGTCGGCGGCTATACCGACGGCACTGCTAACACCCGTTCCGACGCTTGGTGGATCATCGTTGTATCTATCAAAAGTAGCCTCAACATCGGGGACCTCCAGTAGTATATCTGCCAATGGCGCACGAATCGTTCTGGCAGATCAACAAGCCAGTAACGGTGTAGTGCACGTAATAGATCGGGTATTGGTTCCACCGATTCTGGGCGATCTGGTTGGTACTATTCAGGCTATACCCGGATTATTTCCAACCGTATCGTTTACGTTCCTACAGGCTGCTGTAGCCAAAGTAGGGGCGGCTAGTTCCTTAACGGGTACTACACCATTGACCGTATTTGCGCCAACCGATGCCGCCTTTACCGCTGCTATACCCACTATTAAAACAGTAGCAGACATAAATGCGCTACCAGTAGCTACATTAGGCCAGATTCTTCAGTACCATATTGTACCGGGCCGGGTGTTTACACCGCTGATTTCCAGTGGATCAAGTTTGACGACTGCCCAGACCGGTACAATTACCTATGCTGCCAGCACAACGGCAATAACCGTAACCGGTAAAGGAAATGGGGGTACAGCATCGAATATTATATTTCCTGACATTCCGGCAACAAATGGCGTCATCAATGTTGTTGATCGATTGTTGCTGCCTCAGTAG